The segment CAGCAACGCATCAATAACCCCGTTCTGAATAATGCACTGACATTAAGCGTTAACACTTTGGCATTGCATTGACATTTGCATTTGCTGTTGACACTATCAGATGCTGAGTGTGTTTACCTTTGTATATAATTCAGACGCAGCCATGATGATGGTCGCACAATGTTCCTGCAATCACAGTCAGCTAAACATCCGATCGGTCCCGAACATTCAAAGCTCCCCTGTAGATCTCACTCAGTGAAAAGACCTTAGAAGGATGTCATGAATCCAAAGGCTCCGGCTCATTCCTCATCAATCGGCCCGTGTTTTTGGCGTGTCTCTGTTCGTTCTGGGTGCGATCTATGCAGAGAATGAGTCAATGAAAACGCGGTTGCCATGACCGACAAAAATAATGACGCAAGAGTGCGCTCTGGTGGACAACATTAGATCAGCACACACTGGCATCCCACCAGTTTGCTAttattcttgtttatttaaacttGACAATAAAACTCTTTACtgtcaagaaaacaaaaatctttggTGACCACATATAATGAAtatgattaatcacatttaGTACCGATAATAAtagcagaaaaaataaataataaagttacagtagcattgacatttttgaaaaataatatatttctaatgaaggttttttttttttttttttgtaagatgaACCTCTCTGACAATAATGGTGATGTtagcctttaaaattaaattttacgacaaaatcacattttattactttactattattattttaatttaggcCTTACTTCTTGATTGCATTTGAATGTATTGAATTAAACTCTTTAATTACTGTTTTAGtgcaataactgttttctatgttaacatatttgaaaatgaaataggtctatacatatttaaaatatattaaaatagaatacaggtatttaaaaaataattattttactgtatttttttattaaataaatgcagccttggcccttagtgagcataagggactttcaaaaataaatgattcCAAACGTTTTGACTAGATTGACATACGGTATACATACTGATTTGCCATCACATTAGTGTCCGCTCTGCCCTCTGTTGTATggaattatttttgtgccagtaaaaattaatgtaatttttccaAGAAATGTAAtatctttgaagctgcattagaaacaccctcgcattAGTGTattagtttctttctttcttttttgtaatttgatgtAAAgatgatataatacaaagtatagtgttacaattgtacatacatttaaaaaaaaaaaaaaaatacatatatatatatagaagatTTACATTGCTGATGACCGTTAAAATGAATCACCAGTCTTGTGAAAAGGGCCCATCCTGACACAATTATCACGTAGGGGTGGGGCTAGCAGTGGTGTGTTCCCATTGGCTACTGAGTTTTTGATTGACAgtttcttgactttttttcttcatctttaTTTTCTCCCTTTCACAGCAAGATTACTATGTATACGTATGTATGCTTAAACTGAGGTGGTGCATTAAAAGAAGGGTGTGGTGTATTAAAATCAGCATGCGgtacattaaaaacatgtatggtatattttaattatttaaacttaCTATTATGATCTTCATTAAACCATTACCATCCTTATACAAAACATCAACCCATCAACATCATCTTATTACTGCTCAATGTTTCAGtgatattaataatgataataataataataatgaaaacactcataatattactaaaaccttgtataaatatgtataataatatgtgaatacataaataattaggATAAGTGTGTCAGCTTTGAttcttaactttttttgtttcaaagacattttattCAGTTCAACTTATATTTTCTCaagtttcttaaaaaattacattcatttttttttgccacaaaaaCAATTCATACTGCTGGTGTGCATGTCTCATTCTGCtattttttcatacatttttttcccttttatccAGAGTAGTTCAGCTTGActtggactgttttaacaagtCATTGACACCATAGTGGTATCTTATGAAACTCCCCTTCTAAGATTATGAGTCACCAGCCCAGACCCTTAACCACTATGCCACATCTCCTTATATATTTTCTCAAGCTTGTTGAAATCTCTCACACACCTTTGTTCAGGACCTCACACTGGCTGGCAACAGCTGCTAGAATTCAATTAACGACACTGTTGCTGGCTTATACTGCTGCCGGTGGCCTGACTATTTTTCTCCACTTCTACGGGAATGTTTGCCTCTTCCCTGAACCACCATGACTGCGCCACTATGCTGCCAAATAGCTCACATTGCCCCTTTGCTCTCTCAGATCTTCATTTCCACACTGacctatttatttgttttctatttagaGGACACACTTCAACACATACTAAAACAAATATAGTACCAATGATCTACACTACAAATTTGATGTGGCTATTGTCTTGATTAAGACTTGGGCACAAAAGTGTTCTGCATGTTTgctaactaaaaaacaaaattagagtatatacagtatttgtggcaacactttacaataatgttcCATTGGTAATTGAAAtgcacttatttttttaaagatatatattttgaGACCAAGTCAGACAATTGTTTACTGATAAAAAAACAGACTCAAAAGCACAGAAGGTTtgcaaaactattttatttacaagTCCAAATGGCTCAAAAGCGGCCACAGTTTATGCTCATGCAAACCGTGGACAGTTTACTGTAGTGCGACGATGTGATGTGAGGAGCCGACAGGCAGCTGTCTCTCCCTCCTCTGCATAGAAGACAATGTACAGGAGATCTCATGGAGTTTATTACACACCAGAAGATGGAGAAGCATCCTCACCGCCTGGAGTCTACAACCAGACACAAGTGATGTACAAAAGGAACGTGTGGCGTTACAGAACTGCTTGCCAATCTGTGCGTTGGCACTACATCGGTGTAAGGCTTTAAGCTCTATGTTACAAGGCAAGATGACAGCAGCCTCACATATGCATTACTGTACATGCTATCAAACATGTGCCCTCCACTTAAAGCTGAAACATGACAAAAAGAAACAAGCATTCTCATGAAAGAAACGGGGTGCAGATCAACCACATTATTAGAGATTACTTTCAATTCATTGATTCAAGCACTTAACTCCATAAATGGAAAAGTTCACACGGAAAAGAAAATTCTGGCCATTTACTTgcctttattttgtttcaacCGCACATGACTTTCTTTGGATCCTATATTTAGGCTTCTGAAGCTATGCAACAACTTGTGTTGtaatttgctaaaaatgctctcaaatctcatttgcGCTCATGCATATTCTAACATTTGATGGTGCTTTTGCATCAACGCCAAATGCCACTGCTTGCACAGTTTCTCATGGCTGATTGTAATGCGtcatttgaatgttttgaattgAACGCAAGCATTAATGGGATTTGAAAACTATGGAAaggaaaaattcaaaatttcagTCTATTCCCCCAAACAATtattgtatggcttcagaagactcaaAATATAAGCATGGCAACACAGCTGTCAAATGATGATCTAGTTACATCTCACTTTTTGACCGCTAAATCGGAAGCTCTCTGCTGGAATTCACACTTGGCTTCTGTAAACAGTAACAGTAATGCTCAGCTTCTGGCCATTGAAGCCATTTTGACACTAAGGAGCAGGGCTACCAtggtttcacaacaaaacctgcccaactgctactcaaaactcgcccaaaagtagcccaatcatGTTTTGAGGAGGGTCCCCTATGTACGGTGgggaaaacaatttttttttggcagagttCCGCTGGTGAAATTAGTATTTCAGaggttaaatatttcattactggtgtcgcttcaacctgcagacataaaaaaaaaaaaacccagcagcaacagtgtaaaagtagcccaattccactgGAGAACTACGGACTTTGCAACACTGCTGAGGTGCGCTGTCCAGCTCAGATAAGAATGTCGGTTATCTTGGCGTCGTACAACATCTTTGCAACAAAGTACAGTTATTATCAGGCAATTATTTAACAACTTTCATAACACTTGTTTGAAAAAGAGCAGCTTTGACATTCCactaaacatctccttttgcGTTCACCGGAAGTCATACAGGAGgcgtaaatgacagaattttcatttttgggtgacctagtCCTCTAAGCAGTAGGTAATTCAGGAATGGttacaattaaaatgcaaaacatctTCTAAAATGCTGTTTGCCTTCACTTACTAGTAAATATGTACACTTTCAACTACATACTACGACACGTTAAAATATCAGAAGACCTTTGAGAACTTCACCCCCTTCGAAGCCACGACCCAACCCATCTCACAGTGCGGCAGTACAGCTCTGTAACATCTGCAACCCTTGAATATTCAGTGTATTTTCAGAGGACAGGAAATGAGAAAGGATGAGGGCAGGAATGCAGGATCAGAGATAAATGTGGATGAAGAGACAGGAAGTGGGAGTGTGGAGTACAGGACAGCAGCAGGTATCAGCCAGCCAGTTTGCTGGCCACCAGAGAGGGTTTCCTCTGCGGCAGGTCCTGAGGGGTGGGGATGTGGTCTCCCGTGATCTCGGCCTTCTCCGTCTGTGCCGCTGGAAGCTGCTTATTCTTGATCTTGGCCTTCGCCATGTTGTAGTCGCCCGAGTCAAAGTACTTTGGCTGGGAATGGGAAGGAAAGCGGTTGAGGAGAACTTGTTGGCATGAAACAGTCAATGTGTGAATGCTATTCCAAAGCACTTTAAAGGATGTTGCTACactgtaaatatacataaacatatttaaaccaGCCAAAAAATGTTCAACAAAAACAAGActgtataaaacattaaatatgaaattgtaaatacaaatatatgatATGAAATAATTCTTAATATGCGTCTTGTCACAAGCAACACAGCAGATTTACAATTTTCTGTGTAAAAACAGTGATcttgtgatttattatttaatttaaataactgtttcgttttttaatatatgttaaaaagtaatttattgcaatgatggcaaagctgaattttccgcatcattactccagctttgagtgtcacatgatccttcagaaatcattctaatattttgatttgctacTCAACAAACCTACAAAAGCATTTGTGGAGACTGTGATACATTACAGTTCAAAAGACTGGGGCAAGAaagaaattgattaaaagtgacagtaaagacataaaatgttacgaaagattccaaataaatgcaaaaagagtcatcggatgcccatttaccacaagttgatatgattctttagggtcttaatgaaaggtctataacatactttggttaaaatttctcaatggtagtttttttttgttttttttttgtttttttaccccTTTATACCAAAAACAGCTCCGTTCACAGCGAGCTGTTTCAGTGcgtgtccctttaaatgctaatgagctctgctcactccgcccctctcttctgtgagGTGACGAGCCATGCTCTGAAAGACTGTAAACTTCAGCCACATTTAGCAGTGGAACTTGCTAActacattattaggaaaggcgatttgcaaagattcattaaaaaccccttatactcactttttCTGTAGGTAAAACTGCATTACAAATTATCTGCACGAACGTAGACGCATTTAGGCAGATCGTGGGCATGTTGCCTTTAAAAACAAAGGTAATCCTCTGTCGCGACTCGCgactcagatgttgggagtaaatgattcCTGCTATGaccattattacatccaacaagccattcttgtctactcctGCTCCGGCGAATttaagaatggcttgatttgataAAGGGGTTATGATTTATAaggattcaaaaaaaaaaaaaactactgggtggatttttatcataatagcgTTGTTGTGTAtgcacactgccaacacacatttatgttcaaacaacatgtaaaagtgaattttgcatccgatgacctctttaaaaataataatacgtGGAGGACTTTGGACATTTTTGCTGGGAAAATCAGAAGGATGTAACCCTAATGTTTCTCCTCCATtctcacacacaaaacaaatgctTATACAATGTTCAGGTCAATGACAAAAGAGCTGTTCTCTGTACTGTCAACATGTCATGCTAAGAAAATGGATTATATCAAACTATAATCTCACATAGCCAGATCTGTATAGTCTTTTGAACATACTTTATAAACAAACTATCATAAgtatcattttaattacatcATAAATCAACATGAGGCCAGTGAATTATAGAGGTGGTGCAAACATATCCACAAGACTATGGTCAGACACTTTCTAACAACTGTCATGTTtgtcatgtgtttattttttcattgagAGAAAGTGGACagcacatatttacattttcatctaAACATCACTCTCAGAACTGTTGACGGCATCTGGATGTTCAGTAACATTACATCCCTGCAAAGGCATTTCCAAGTTCTTTTTACTAAGTAAAGAAGGAAAAATAACTTTGCTGCGAGTACATCGGGCCACTGAATCACATTCAGTCACTTGTACGTTACATGTGCACAAGCAAATAAGCTGCTGCCTGCAATTCACTTCAGTCAATTACTGATCAAAACTGAGCACCaggattttataataatttctgaaggatcgtttgaaaactaaagactggagaaaccacagccttggtgagcataacagACTATTATTCCAAACGTTTGAGTGTGTATCCATGAGCGAGTATAATGCTTTCAAACTGACCAGAACGTGTGTCTGTAATAGGGTTCGCAGTACTCATGCCATCTGTAGCTCATGACTCAGTCACATGATGCTGAGATGTTCTACGGTCTGTGTGAAACCACCCTGTGATCTGAGTCTCCTCTTATAACACAGTTATTCACTCACCCCCTTCTGCAGTCTTTTTCTGAGCAGATCGGATCCTCCGGGTTTATTACCCAAGTGAGGGTATTTGGCCTTCAGTTTGGCTTCTTCCAGTTTCTCTGGACAGATCTTATTCTCCTcatcctgagaaaaaaacacaacaaatcaaaacacacaTCACTCACATAAATTCATGCGACACATTTAAGCCATTCTGgcactatttaaataaaaaaaaaatatctctaaaaattaagttttccaAACAAAATTCTGAAATGGTCTTAATATGGAGAGGTACCAATGTAAATGCTCTAAAACTGGAGAAATCATAATGTTTAACTTAGATTACAACTTTAATCACTGTTTACAGAAAGCACAGTAATGAATATAGCCATAAActgccaaaaaaaagaaaaaaaaaataaattcacaatgaTTGTTTAATGTCAAACATGTTCAATATTGGCTGATAGGGCTGTCGATTCATTGGAGGATAAGTCGTTTCCTCACAAAAtcgttttatattttataacttcaTGAAATCTCTTCTTTATTAATATCTACAttggcatgcaaaagtttgggaactccTTGCAGAacctgtgaaaatgtaaatattttaaattgagatagataaaaaaaaaaaagcatgttatttttcatttagtactgtcctgagtaagatattttacataaaagatgtttacatttagtccacaagacaaaaaaatagctgaaattattaagcaaaaaaacccttcaaaagtttgggaacccttggttaatactgtgtgtggttacctggatgatctacaaatattttttgttttgtgatggttgttcatgagtcccttgtttgttctgaacagtttaactgagcactgctcttcagaaaaatcctccaggtcctgaagattctttggtttttcagcagtgACTATATGaatttgagattcatcttttcacactgagggcaagTGAGTTTTTGAAAGGTAAACAAGGTAAACTGTACTGTCTTCcaagaaacatgtaagtatcttctgttgcttccgaagggcagtactaaatgggaaaagaattatatttcaacaaaataagaaaaatttggacatcttcatccagttcaaaagttttcatcccccggCTATTAATGCATTgagtttccttctgaagcagcagtgaatgtttgaaccttttttaatagttgtgtttaagTCCTTCAGTTGTTcacagtgtaaaaagatggatctcaaaatcatacagtcactgctggaatgcttaataatgcaaaagatgctgaaaaactaaagaaactGCTGGACCTGGaagattttctgaagaacagtgctcagatAAACTGTTCGGAACAAAAtgagggactcatgaacaaccatcacaaaacaaaaaacactcatggatcatccaggtaaccacacacagtattaagaaccaagggttcaaaacttttaaatgggattatttcaatttatttcaatttcagttttttttttattttgtcttgtggactatttgtaaacatcttttatgtaaatgaTCTTACTCAGGAAagtactaaattactaaaaagtactaaaaaaaaaacaaacattcattttgttaaaattattctcatttttcattttgttaaaattattccacattttaaaaaatggcttcTTGTCTTGATGTGCTAcggcattattaaaatatttgaatatccTTTATTAATGGAATATGTtccattaaattacaaaaaatttcacatgccactgtattttggaaaaaatggCTTCACTGGTCCACAAATTTTACTGGTCTTGATGTTTACATCAGTCAGATTGATTGCACAGAGTTCAATATTATCTGTGTATTACTGAGTTAACtgaagttttaattattttttttttcattaaaaaatgattatgaaaATATGACAAATTACAGCCATGTTGatgttcaacactgcagcttgTGTGAAAATGCTTAATGGTCAAATGATAGATTTTCTTTAAATCGTATTATTgtgatattaaaatttaaataaatcagagtttaaaatgacaaaatcatcactgctaaaacatttttcattttcacttaaTTTTTAGGGCAGCATTAACTGGAATTTTATTGGCAACTTAGGAATGTAAcgttattcattatttttttttaaaggaattgtggtgctgttttgtttgttgtttggtGCTTCAGAATTTCAGCATTCTAATCTCCTTCTGTAACGTTACATCCATCCGAATCTCCCTCAACACATGCTGTGACGAGCTGCAGGTCAAACACATCTGAGCTCAATGTATTGAATGCTGCTGAACAGTAAACTTAGCTTCACATGCTAACCGCTAGCTTACACCATCACTACCCGATacagaacaaaacacacacactccagcATTATTATTAATCACATCTCAACACATACAAGTCCATTTATGTGTCCGGTGATTTAGTGAGCGGGTCATTTCTAAGATTCGATCAGAATCCTGGTGTTTGATGGTAGAAGGCCTTTATACATCAGTGGAGAGCAACAGAGGCTTAAACGACATTCATATACACTAACCAGACAGAACATAAAACAATCATCACATCCATCATTGACTTTACAGCAGGTTTTTGCGAAAGTCGCATTTTATTCGAGGTGTCTTCGCTCCGATCTGACTCAGCCGAGTGTGTAAATACTGTTACACAGCGGAAAAGCTGAAATCTGACTGACTGCAGCGGTTTGATTTCAGAATCTTCAAGGATACTCACTTTCTGCTCCTCCACATTCGTCTCCTCGGGCTTCGTGTCCTCCATTTCTTCTAATATAACGGGTCTGCGTTGATTGATTAGGTTAGAAGTCACAACCTAAAATACAGTTCTGCACACTGTTCTAGTGCAGCCCGCCCACGAGTGCATCAATCCTACTATGGCGAAGGCGGgatcatgaatattaatcacgtaaCGTGACGTTCGCCCAATGTTATTAGGTGAAGCTATCCTTATGAATAGTAATTACGTAACGTACAGTTCATTGGCCGAACATTCACACGTGATTTAATTGCCTCCGAATGAAGGCTGCATCGTGGGCTGCTTTCTAAAATGCAGAAGTATTATCAAAATTTGTTACCTCattttatagtaatataaatttaactatgacagctgtgaaaaaaaaatgtattaagatttttttcttgatttgtAAGCAGATAGTATAGaacacaaatttattttaaaaatataaaataaatataaaaatatttttaatgtcatagttaaaaaaatataaatttaactatgacagctgtgaaaaaaaatgtattattaagattttttcttGATTTGTAAGCAGATAGTATAGaacacaaatttattttaaaaatataaaataaatataaaaatatttttaatgtcatagtaaaaaatataaatttaactatgacagctgtgaaaaaaaatgtattaagatttttttcttgatttgtAAGCAGATAGTATAGaacacaaatttattttaaaaatataaaataaatataaaaatatttttaatgccatAGTGAGAAAGATTACTCCAAGAGTTAAATACTGGGGTTCCATTGTAACAGATAGTTAGATAAATTTTAGTTTGACTATTTGTAGTTTTGATGCAATCATCGAAGCCtgagaaataagaaatattaacaCAGATATCGACCCCACAATCATATTGCACTACTtgctttttaaccttaaataccTTTTTtgcacagttattatgtaaagtacttgtaTAATCCGTCTTAGGTTGTGTGTAAGTGCTATAGATTAGCGCTTCAGTAAGTTACCTATGTATAGGTTTTTTTGCTCTTAGGTCCAGTGTTGCaagttcatatttatgtttactcATGAGACAACATTTTgttccactgtatgtccacacatgtagcggaatgacaataaagctcgacttgacttgacttgaaagtGTCGGTGTTGTTTAACTTCTTTCATTCTCACTTGAAAGCACATTTCATTCTGTTGCTGTGTTTCCTATAGGTCATGTGATTTACTTGAAGCAGCACCCACGGATGGTCTAGGTTTAGGTATTTAAGACCACAGCGTAGTGTGCAGCATCATCAGTTGTGTGATTCAAGCATCCAAGGCTGTTATATGATATTCAGCAGAGAGCTTTCATTTGCTCTTTGGGACCCAGATTCACTTCAGGTTTGTCAGatgttacattattacatttattacacttaaTTATCCAATGTATGGTTCATATAGAATACAACTGTTTATTGCTATTTTGTGTTGCGTGATTATGTATTAGTTAGCTAATGTTAAAACTtaccattcattttaatttcaagtaGTATTTGTTGATATTAAAGTTCATAAAacttaataaatgctgtattttcaGTGAGAGTCAGTGTTAGTTCATGTTGACAAATGTAGTAATAGCACATTATTTTGAGATATTTGTTTTAcgatattttaagatttaaaaatgtctgaTTGTTTAAATGATCAGCCCTTTCAGTTGGGGAATTTCCTGCCTCACTTTAGCAAAAGCAATAGATTAATATTACTTCCTGCATATTCTGAGAGGGGAAATACCAGGTGTGTAAATACAGTGATTTCAAGCCTAGAAGTTTTAGACTGCATATTTTAAAACggatagttttttttaatttacaaagctgttgtaaattactcttcAAACAAacacctttgtttacgtctgtaagcagaaatttaaaggtgacTTTGATAACGTCCTGTTCTTTCTGTGAAATTTCTTCTGAAACTGTAGCTCATGTGTTTTGGGAGTGTCTTTTTGTTTAGTCCTTTTGGAATAATGTTAAAGCTTTAATtgtccaaaatgttttttatgcttTCTCTTTATGTTATAGACACATTCTTTTTTGGGTTTATGCTAAAGACaagaatttatttaatgcaaGTTTTTGTATAAACCTCCTGTTATTTATTGGAAAGTTTTATCTAAATATACTAAATGGAAGCCCCACCTAGTTAGACATCTTCAAACATGTCAATTTTAACATCTGTTAACAAGAAAGCTATAAAAACAtctagaacattttttttacttatatttctTAAGAATTTGTCTATACTACTCTTTCTGTTAACTATTAATCcatcatttgtttattattgaaatattgtttgcatgtgttgtacgtactgtattttctgtttgttttgtacgTACTGTAATCTTTGTTGTtctttattacaataaaaaaggggaaaataaTGAATAACCTTTGTTTATGtctggcaaccactttgttgaaACCATAGATATACATAGATGCCTCATTATTAGCTACCGTTTCTGTGGGCCTCTATACGTAAGCTGTCTGCCATATTGCAATGGTCAACTTGACgtctgtcacacccctggactttctagttggtttctcccatcatctcccctgcagttctgtgtattttggtttctccctcattgtcaacacctgtgtctgtaatcagtctgtgtgtatatagagtgtgtgtttcccctcttgctttgttggacgttgatgttactaccctgtgttcctgtgtctcctgtgttccccgtggatttattaaatacctttgtttatttacgtcgttgttTGTGTGCTTTGTCTGAGCGTGACAGAACATCCAACCCAAACAGTTTTTTCGTGCTTTCCCttccgttttatttttcgtCATTTTTCCACAGTCTTTTATTTCCGTTGTGTTTCCCCCATGGCTTCCCTACTCCGTCCTGAATACATCCTCCTTCGGCTGAAGCAGGGGGATCTACCGCTCGAGGGATATACCATCATGTTCCAGCTAGTAGCTCACACCACCAGCTACCCGGACGACGCGCTCTGTGCGTTTTATAACGCCAGCCTCAACGCGTCATGCAGAGCGCCGTCGTCCGAGGACGGCCCTCGAGCGGATTTCGCCGCAtttgtggagtggacactggcGAGAAACAAACCTTCGTTCCCCGCCTGCTCCTTGGTGAGTCTCGCTAGTGCCACTCcggacccagaacccagccaaccaccaccccgacacgcggagcacgagcccgagcccaccgcagacgGATCCCACGCTACCAGCGCGACCCAGGAGCCATCGCCCATCGGAGCGACAGAGCGAGCGATCGCCACGGAGCTGGAGGAATTtgcgtctgaccaggtgcgagagccggccacagAGCCTGCGACGGTGGACGTTCCTGATGggcgtgagggtgctgaggacagcaccgcccactgcaccactgctgagggtgagcaacgcCTGGATCTGGAACAAAATTTGACTAATGTCTTTGAAGATATATATGAAGACATGCCCGCTCTCCTTCCACCATCTAAATTACCtgactgcctggatttcccacccaccctccctctgtctATTGTCTCTGCGGCCTCAGTCCCGccaccgctgtctcctggcagcccatctgctcaccctcagcccaccatctgtgcggggggttcgccgcaggtctgccagtctccatcggtgtcatggctggaggatccctcatcttcgcctccagcctctgagtcctggactccacctcggccctccgaccctgcggctccaccccgtctctcagctccctcgtctccaccgtcgcctgtcggtccaccagctccaccgggctccatcgtccctccggctccgccctggtcagtcGTCGCCCCACCTTCACCTCTAGACTCCACTCCTCtggctgcgcctcgtcgctccgtccctccggctctgtggacctcctccctcccgcgggcacagcctcggtcctctgtcgctccggctccgccgcggacctccggatctgcgcctcggtcgccagagccttgggctccgcctgggccctccggatcctcgg is part of the Labeo rohita strain BAU-BD-2019 chromosome 18, IGBB_LRoh.1.0, whole genome shotgun sequence genome and harbors:
- the arpp19a gene encoding cAMP-regulated phosphoprotein 19a yields the protein MEDTKPEETNVEEQKDEENKICPEKLEEAKLKAKYPHLGNKPGGSDLLRKRLQKGPKYFDSGDYNMAKAKIKNKQLPAAQTEKAEITGDHIPTPQDLPQRKPSLVASKLAG